One window of the Tubulanus polymorphus chromosome 11, tnTubPoly1.2, whole genome shotgun sequence genome contains the following:
- the LOC141913170 gene encoding low molecular weight phosphotyrosine protein phosphatase-like, translating to MAAPSKSVLFVCLGNICRSPMAEEIFRQMVKQKGELDEWKIDSAALGSWHIGSQPEKRGCKNMEQHKMPMNHMCRQVHKDDFKNFKYIFGFDNENISELKRMRPANSESIVKLLGDYDPEGIKIIRDPYYDSGDKGFEDCYQQSSRCCKAFLDEFKV from the exons AATCGGTTTTGTTTGTCTGTCTCG GAAATATTTGTCGGTCTCCGATggctgaagaaatatttcgacAGATGGTTAAACAGAAAGGCGAATTAGATGAA TGGAAAATCGACAGTGCTGCCTTAGGCTCGTGGCATATAGGCAGTCAGCCGGAAAAACGAGGGTGCAAAAACATGGAGCAACACAAAATGCCGATGAATCACATGTGTCGCCAG GTTCACAAGGATgacttcaaaaatttcaaatatatcttcGGTTTCGACAATGAAAACATAAG CGAATTAAAGCGAATGAGACCGGCTAATAGTGAGAGTATAGTGAAGTTGTTAGGAGACTACGACCCCGAAGgaatcaaaatcatcagagACCCTTACTAT GATAGTGGTGACAAAGGTTTTGAAGACTGTTATCAGCAGAGTAGCCGTTGCTGTAAAGCATTTTTGGACGAGTTCAAAGTTTAA